Genomic segment of Melospiza georgiana isolate bMelGeo1 chromosome 12, bMelGeo1.pri, whole genome shotgun sequence:
tcctcctgtcccaggTGGGtgtcctctttccccttccacccattggcttttgtctccccccagcccccagtgaagagcctggctctgtgttctccatcccctcctcgcttgcactgccaggctgggatgaggagcccctcagccttccctgctccaggctggacaagcccagctccctcagcctctgcttacagcccaagggctccagccccaccttggaggcccttcccagaccctgctccagctgccagacatctttcctgccctgggcaacccaatccaggccacagtgacctggataatcccagtccttgatgtcctggtcacacagcccggccccttgtccccatgtcaggctctggggtggattctgtggaacatcctttggtggaggctgtggctccaggtgggctggggggatcccgggggacagggaccctgctgggcatggacagcattggacttgttgggagaaactgtgagggggagctggggcagagtgaccaacccagtgacctgacacagccctgctgggatgtcacacagctggtctCTGATATCACaacctgctctgtgatgtcacagcccattctcCAATGCCCCACAGCTGATCTCTGATGGTTGGTCACAGCTGGTCACAGccaactctgtgatgtcacagtctGCTCTGATGTCAGACCTCTGCCCTCTGATGTCACAGatggctctgtgatgtcacagggGCAGTATATGATGTCAGAGGTGCTCAAACACCTCACATAACCCGCTCTGTGATGTCAAAGCCCACTCTGTGGCCTCATGTtaccagatgataaattgtctCCATCAGGTGAGCTGACACCTGAAGCTTGTTCTCCAATACCCCAGGCCTATGGAAGccacacaatgcccattgtgtgagaaggggaactggaagttcagcagcctcagtgtcctgccagctcagccaggccctctggaacattggggtccaTGACCACCAGGGAGCACCAGAGAGACCCTAAGACAGAACAACACATGGGTGAAGGGGAGGGGAaacaacaacccctgcagtgctacaggctggggacagagtggctggacagcagccaggcagaaagggacctgcagggactgatggacagcaggctgggcatgagccagcagtgtgcccaggtgggcaagaaggccaatggctcctggcctggatcaggaatggtgtggccagcaggagcagtgcagtgattcttcccctgtgctgggcactggttgggcagcgcctcgagtgctgtgtctaGTTCTGGGTCCACTGGGTTGGGGAATTAGAAGAAATTTGTAtcaggaagagtaaagaaagcaaaggtgaagcaaaggaaatgctcggggcagtttgggggtggctgccaggcagccctgcctctgagcaacagtgtctgcagtggcacaggaaactcccggatgatgggaacaaactttctggctgagtgcagaggccaggacaaagctgagcagtttccctggtgtcccccagcctttgctggccccaggggctgatggcatttgtgctccctcaggttcatgtccccacaccaacagcatgggggtgctccccctgctgtgtgcaatgcaaacaggggctgctgagccagtgctgccatgtcTGTCCCTGtaaggatggggcacctgtgtgagctgggggagaggccagggctgcagaggggggatgttgttggcagctccatcaggacgccctgggacgctgccctgggctgtccagcgcactggggatgcatcagcccctgctctgctgctccttcccgtctgccccagggcccttgcagagccccagccatgctgtttgtccccagcctgcccatggCCAGCCTGGGTCTGCTCACgggggttttctgtgctgagcattggcctggccatgttcttgagagagcctgggcaaggagcctggagcccccagggcctgggctgaggcatcagcgctgccccagcagtgcccatggcctgtccctgctgcagccccggcactgccacccccagggctgtgcccggccccgagagcactcaggccctgcagcaacaccagggccaccaggcagcggggcagggccacgaCCCCCacactggcaacaccaagtgctgctgctgctggacacagctgctgtgccagcactgatctgcccccagctctgcacacagacattgctgctgcagctccagagaaggcaacaaaagggcatctctgcagaaaactctgctcGCAGATCCTTTACTTCATTTAAAGGCActgagagcacagcccctcattGACAGAGTCTGTGGTCACAGGGAGggtgcaaagaaacaaaaggagaaatggCACAAAAAATGATGTTTATTTGTGGACAatactttaaaaagtaaaacaaaaaaaaataaccctCATAATGATACCAAGAAGAACTATCAAAGATAAATTGTATTACAAATGGTTTGCAAAAATTTGTTAGCAGTTTAGTGTTCCTGAAACCATCCAGTtatcagtctccacactgcagctttgagctcctggttcctcaggctgtagatgagggggttcaggactggaggcaccaccgagtacagaaaTGACAGGGCCACATCCAGCGATGGCGACGAGATGGATGAGGACTTTAGGTTGGCAAATATGCCAGTGCTGATGAACAGGGAGACCACGGcaaggtgagggaggcaggtggaaaaggctttgtgccgtccctgctcagaggggattcTCAgtacagccctgaagatctgcacataggagaaaacaatgaacacaaaacagccaaataCCAAACAGGAACTTACAGCAATGAGCCCAAGTTCCCTGAGataggatttggagcaggagagttTGAGGATatgtgggatttcacagaagaattggtgcagggcattgccatggcacagaggcagggaaaatgtattggctgtgtgcatgagagcattgagaaagccactggcccaggcagctgctgccatgtgggcataagctctgctgcccaggagggtcccgtagtgcaggggtttgcagatggacatgtagcggtcgtagcacatgacgGTCAGCAGATAAAACTCTGCTCCAAtgaagaacacaaagaaaaagagctgagcagcacatccagtgtaggagatgttcctggtgtccgagagggaattgtgcatggctttggggacagtggtgcagatggagcccaggtcgctgagggccaggttgagcaggaagaagaacatgggcgtgtgcaggtggtggccgcaggctacggcgctgatgatgaggccgttggccaggagggcagccagggagatgcccagcaagaggcagaagtgcaggagctgcagctgccgcgtgtctgccaatgccagcaggaggaagtgtctgatggagctgctgttggacattttcTGTGTCTTGGCATGGGGATCTGTAAAAAAAGGAACCATGGAATAGTTGGGTTTGGAGAGGACTTgaaatatcccagcacagcgtgggggcactttccccccactgcctgcccagggctctgctgtgttgagctgtccctgccagcagctgcttccc
This window contains:
- the LOC131088417 gene encoding olfactory receptor 14J1-like, whose amino-acid sequence is MFFFLLNLALSDLGSICTTVPKAMHNSLSDTRNISYTGCAAQLFFFVFFIGAEFYLLTVMCYDRYMSICKPLHYGTLLGSRAYAHMAAAAWASGFLNALMHTANTFSLPLCHGNALHQFFCEIPHILKLSCSKSYLRELGLIAVSSCLVFGCFVFIVFSYVQIFRAVLRIPSEQGRHKAFSTCLPHLAVVSLFISTGIFANLKSSSISSPSLDVALSFLYSVVPPVLNPLIYSLRNQELKAAVWRLITGWFQEH